CGAGCTCGTGGACCTTCTTCTGGATCGACAGGGTGGCGCCGAGGCCTCGCGTGAGCTCGTCGGCGCGCCGCGTGGCGACCCGGAGCACGACGTCGTCGCGGACACCCACGAAGGCATCGAAGGCCGACTCGTGGAACGCGAGCCCCGAGCGACGCGACGAGAACATGACCGGGCACCCGAGCCACGCAGAGAGCGCCGACGCGTGACTCGACGACGGGGACGCGTGCGCGAGCCAGACGGCGTCGAGCCGGAGCGCCGATCCGTAGGCCGCACGCAGGGCGAGCACGAGGCCCGCGAGCACACACTCCGTCAAGAGCCGCGCACCCCTTCCCTCGTGAGCGCCCGCGTCGACCCAATCGAGGGTCACGGTCGAGCCCGTGGGCCCCCGCACGAAGTGTCCCGCCTCGCAGAAGAAAGCCGAGTAGCGCAGCATGGCGTCGAGCGCTTCGTGCGGTCCGGGCGCGTACCTCACCGCGAGGCCCACGGCGTCGCACTCGTGCGCCGTGATTTCTCGGAGGGCCTCGACGTGGGCCAGGTCGTGCTCGAGCCCGTCGACGAGGGCCTCGAGCAGCTCGCACGCCACGGCGACCGAGATCCTCGCCTCTGGGCTACGGCCATTCTCCCCGTCCGAGGAGGCCATCCGCGCGAGCGCGCCATGGGGGATTCCTCGGTTCACGGCGTAGTCGCCGAGCCTTCGCGCCACGGCGCTCGAGCACGTCGTCGTTCGGTTTGAGCGGGCCATCGATCTCCTAAGTCTCGAGTCTGGTCCCCCCCGAGTCGCACGCCGGTGCTCGCGCCGCGGCACGGTGCCGGCGCGGGAGCACGTGTCCACCACCTACGTCGGGAAAGGTGGTTCGTCCCTAAGGAAGGCCTGAGGACGAGCCTAAGGAGGTGGTGCCGATCACGCCGAGGGCGCGCCTCCCTGGGGCAGACGCGACTTCAACGCCAGGATGGGGCGCTCGATCGCGACGAACGAGACGTGCGCGACCATGAGCGAGACGGCCCACACGAGGACCGTGGTGACGCCCGCGACGCCGACGGCGGCCCACGCGCTCGTGGTCGTCGCGTGGATCCGCCGAAGGTGCGGGATGGCGCAGGCCACGAGGGGCCAGTGCACCACGTAGACGCCGTAGCTCACCGTCCCCACGTAGCGCAGGGGGCGGAGCTCCAAGGCGGAGTGGAACCACGTGCGGCCGTCGTCGATCACGAACGACGCGAGGGCGCCGAAGAACACGGCGAGGCACGGGTAGCCGAGCACCGCGAACCGCCTGTCCTCGTTGCCCATGCCGATGCTCACCGCGAGGACGGCCAGCACGCCGAAGCTCATCCCAGCGAACGCGGGGCGGACCTTGCGCCAACGCTCGAGGAGATCGCGCGCCGACCCGTGGTGCAGGCACGCCACGA
The DNA window shown above is from Myxococcales bacterium and carries:
- a CDS encoding AraC family transcriptional regulator ligand-binding domain-containing protein; translated protein: MARSNRTTTCSSAVARRLGDYAVNRGIPHGALARMASSDGENGRSPEARISVAVACELLEALVDGLEHDLAHVEALREITAHECDAVGLAVRYAPGPHEALDAMLRYSAFFCEAGHFVRGPTGSTVTLDWVDAGAHEGRGARLLTECVLAGLVLALRAAYGSALRLDAVWLAHASPSSSHASALSAWLGCPVMFSSRRSGLAFHESAFDAFVGVRDDVVLRVATRRADELTRGLGATLSIQKKVHELVAMAVRDGRVADLAEPVVAKQLGMSERTLRRALDAHGVTYREVRDTVLRSTADDLLGSQPSLKGVAEVLGFSCSSAFVRAYRRWTGESPIVGRRPSLESLAGACVGT